AAAATCTGTTCTGTATTTTTGTAGATAACGGATTACTAAGAAAAGAAGAGTTCGAGCAGGTGCTTGATTCTTATCGTCATATGGGTCTGAACATCAAAGGTGTAGATGCGAAAGATTTGTTTTATAGTGCGCTTGACGGTTTATCTGATCCGGAAGCAAAAAGAAAAGCAATCGGAAAAGCATTTATTGACGTTTTTGATCAGGAATCACATTTAATTGAAGATGTGAAATGGTTAGGTCAGGGTACAATTTATCCGGACGTGATTGAATCTGTTTCAGTTAAAGGACCTTCTGCTACCATTAAATCACACCATAACGTAGGTGGTTTACCGGATTTTATGAAATTGAAAGTGGTTGAGCCGCTGAATACTTTATTTAAAGATGAAGTAAGATTGGTTGGTAAAACACTGAATATAGATCCGACAATTCTTGGCCGTCATCCCTTCCCTGGACCAGGTTTAGCAATTCGTATTTTGGGAGAAATCACTCCTGAAAAAGTAGCTATTTTACAGGAAGTTGACGCGATTTTTATTGGCGGACTAAGAAAATGGAATTTGTATAATGAAGTTTGGCAGGCTGGAGTAATGCTTCTTCCTGTTAAAAGTGTAGGTGTAATGGGCGATGAGCGTACTTACGAAAGTGTGGTTGCGTTGAGAGCTGTAACTTCTGTTGATGGTATGACAGCCGACTGGGCTCACCTGCCATATGATTTCCTTGCCGAAGTTTCCAATGATATTATCAATAAAGTAAAAGGCGTTAACCGCGTTGTTTATGATATTTCTTCAAAACCACCTGCAACAATTGAGTGGGAATAAGGTTTTGATTTTAACCAATAAAAAGAAAAGCGGGCTGTTTCAGCTCGCTTTTTCCATTATACCATAGGTCATGTTATATATCATCAGGATCGCCCGACTCCGCGGCTGATCAAACTCAATACAAATAAAACCAAGAAAACAAAGAAAAGTATTTTAGCAATTCCGGCAGCTCCAGCTGCAATTCCACCAAATCCAAGTACTCCGGCAATGATGGCAACGATCAGAAATATTACTGTCCATCTAAGCATAATTGACAAATAGTTTAGTTGATAAAAATAAGTTTAATTGATGAATGTCTTTGCTGATATTATTACTAAATATATGCCAGGAAATGATTCTATGAAATAATGTGATTATTAACGGTTTACCTGCGTTTGTTTCGCCAAAATTGACCTTTTGTGTGGAGATTGCTGCCCAGAATATGCGCAAAATTGGTAGAATAAGTTACAAATTGAATATACAAATGAAATAATATTGACTTATTCATAGTTGTCTTAGCAATATAATGGTGAATTAAGGTTGTGATATTGCTAAATGCGTCATTAGCCGTACTTTGCACGACTTTTAAATTTTTGAAAAATAGTATAGTAGAATGAATAAATTGCTTTTTGTTGTTCTGGCTGGCTTAACCTGCACAGCCACTTTTGCCCAGTCGGATCGTTGGCAGCAGCGTGTCAAGTATCAAATGAATATCGATTTTGATGTTACCAAGCATCAATATACTGGCACCCAAAAACTGGTTTACAGCAACAATTCACCGGATACGCTTACAAAAGTTTTTTATCATCTCTACATGAACGCTTTCCAGCCGGGAAGCCAGATGGATGTTCGGTCAAGAGTAATCAGCGATCCTGATCCGCGGGTGAAAGACAGGATTTCAAAATTGTCTCCAAATGAAATTGGATACGAAAAAATTCTATCGTTGAAACAAAACGGCAAGCCTTTGAAATATCAGGTTGTCGGGACTATTCTGGAAGTGACTTTGAATGAAAAGATTCTTCCAAAAACGCAGCACACTTTTGATATGGAGTTTGAAGCCCAGGTTCCAATTCAGATTCGTAGAAATGGAAGAGATAATAGTGAAGGTATTGATTATTCGGTAGCACAGTGGTATCCAAAACTTTGTGAATATGATTATGAAGGCTGGCATTCCAATCCTTACATCGCCCGTGAATTCTATGGTGTCTGGGGAGATTTTGATGTGAAAATTACTTTGGACGCTTCCTACATTGTTGCAGCGACAGGATATCTTCAAAATCCGGAGAAAATCGGTTACGGTTACAGCAAAAAAGATGTTCCGCATAAAGCTGGCGAAAAGTTAACCTGGCATTTTATCGCACCGGAAGTTCACGATTTTATGTGGGCAGCAGATCGTGATTACAAACATGATGTTGTAAAAGTAGACGATAACCTTGATCTCAATTTTTTCTATCAAACCGATACGCTGGCGAATGTCTGGAAAGAAATGGAACCTTTGGCGGTTCAATCTTTTAAGATTATGAACCAGAAATTCGGTCGTTATCCTTACAAACAATATTCGATCATTCAGGGTGGTGACGGCGGCATGGAATATCCGATGGCGACGCTGATTACCGGGCATTCTAATTTGTCAGGTTTGGTTAGTGTAGCCGTTCATGAATCTATTCACAGCTGGTTCCAGGGATTGTTAGGAACCAATGAATCAAAATATTCCTGGATGGATGAAGGTTTTACAACCTATGCGCAAAATCTCGTTTTGGCAGAATTGTTCCAGTCTAAATCAGACCCATTGCGTGCGACAACGGCGAGTTATAGAAATCTTGTTAAGTCCGGTCTGGAAGAACCCATGACAACCCATGCGGATCATTATAATACAAACAGAGCGTACAGTATTGCAAGTTATTCCAAAGGCGCAGTATTCCTGAATCAGCTTAGTTACATTATCGGAAAAGATAAGTTTGAAAATGGAATGAAACGATATTTCAACGAATGGAAATACAAACATCCAAACCCGACAGACCTGAAACGGATCATGGAAAAAGAATCCGGCCTGGAACTGGATTGGTATTGGGAGGATTTTATTGGAACAACAAAAACAATTGATTACGGCATTAAAGAAGTTGTTTCCAACGCCGGTAAAACGGATGTTGTGATCGAAAGAATTGGACAAATGCCGATGCCGCTTGATATCGTAGTAAGTTACAAAGATGGGTCGCAAGAGAATTTTTACATTCCTTTGGAAATGATGCGTGGAGAAAAAGTAGAAAAACTTTATTCGAAAACGACTTTGTTATCAGATTGGGGCTGGACTTATCCGGAATATACTTTTTCAATTGATCGCGCTATGACGGATGTAGACAGAATTGTCATTGACCCAAGCGGTCGTATGGCAGATATTAATCCTGAAAATAATACTTATCCATCGTTGCCAAAAGTTGCTCCAAGATTTAAAGGAGAAAAGATAAATGAAGTAAGATAAAGGCGATCGGCCATCGGCTTTCTTACTATCGCTTTAAATTTAATTTTGGCGAAAATCTGATAGCCGACTGCCGACAGCCGAAGTTACTATTATCTTAAATCCGAAATCCTGAATATCGTCCCAACCCGGAATTCTATTTTTTGCAGTTTTGCTTCGTCAAACTGGGCGACGGTTTCTATTCGGAAGAACTTAAAAATATGATCCAGACCGTAAACCAGCTCGGAATAATGTCTGGAAGTTGGAGAGAAAAGGTAATGAACCTGAACCGTTTCTTTAATACCTGTCAATCTTAAAGCAGGAACCTGGGTTACTAAAAACCGCTGCATCGACCAGAGTGCGTGGCCTTCGATAAACCATTGTCTTGTACTATGTTCGTAATAAGGCAAACTTCGGAATTGTGTCAGCGGATCACCCATTCTGAAAAACGATTCATTACCCAGGAAATGTCTGAAATCCGGGAAATACATTTCCTTTTTACTTAAAAATCCACCTCCTTTTACTGAATAACTCACTGTGTTTCTAGGTCCCAATTCAATAGATTGACGAATTCCTCCCTGTAAAAATTTATAGTCTACGTCTCCTGCAAAGGGCAATCCACTTTTATACAAAATACTAAAAGCAGGTTTTCTGGTTCTCAAATAACGCTTTTCTCCGTTTCTTACAACATATCGCCGCCAGGGACGAATATCAGCGCTGATCTGGAAAATCATCGCATCGTGATCGGGGAATCCGGTATTATTTTCTTCGTCATTTATTGGACGGTTTGGCGTAAATACACGTTTTGGCCAGTCAATGTAGGAATTAATATTTTCCATATTGAATAATTCCTTGCGCTGTTCATATTCCAGACTCGTACTAATGTTGACGATATCAAAAATATTCCTGATATCATATTGGGCTTTGGCAAATTTTGACTGGTAAAGTTTCGCCCTGTTTCTTTCAAAAATCAATGTTGAAACCGTGTTTCCAAAAGGTGTGATCGGATTATCCCGGTTAATTTGATTAACCATTTCACCGGCAGTTACCATCAGATTTGAATTTGCATTACCAACATTCATTTGGAGATTTCCATTAAACCGGTCTCTTCCAAAAGTGTATCGCGCATACGGGCGGACAGAAAAATAGCTCGATTTTCCCCATTTCTTCTGATATTCCGCGGCCAGGTTAAGCGCATAGCCTTCAACGGTATTGTAATAAAAACCCAGAAACGGACTTTCAATATGAACTGAATTTTTGTTGCTTAATTTGTACGTATTGCCAAGCAGAATGTGATGAGGCTTGAAATTCGTAGAATCCGGGTGATCATTTGCCTTTCTTTCATCCCTGGCAATTTTGATGCTATCCTGCAATGCGTAACTCTGAACTTCGGTATTAGTCAATGGAACGGGACGGAGATTTTCCCAATAAGTTGTATCTCTTTTGTTCGCCGAAGAATCTACAATAATCGAATCCTCACGTACAACACGTTGATCTTCCCCATTCTTTTTTCTCTCTTTCTTTAATTCTTTATCGTATTCCCTGGTATATTTTCTCAGGTTTTTGGTTGAAAAGGCCTTCTGTTCCTGAATCATTTTTTCCAGGTTTTTCTTTTTTACTTTCTCAGCCGTTTCCGGATCAACCTTTGGATCATTTACCACAATTTCTTCTTTCAAACCCGGATCAATATCCAGTTTTTGATACGTCAGCGAAACCAGATATTTAAATTCTCCTGCAAAGCCAAGATAACTTCCCTTAATCCTAAATTGCTGATTGACAGGTAACCAAATATTTTGAACCGGATTGAAAATCTGTTTTGCAAAAATATCCAGTCCGCTATTCGTCGTTTCCAGATCGTAACTATGAATTGCCCAGCGGTCGTCAATAATGTATAAACTGCCACGGAAAACACCTTCTCCATAAGCTTTCGGAATTACTTTGATTTTGTTGATAATCTGGCCCCGGTCTTCAAAATAACCTTCGTATTCAAATTTGTAATAAGCAAACGCTTTTGGAGAAAGAGGAGAAATCGTTCCGGCAATTTCCGGACTATACAAGCTCGCCAGAATATATTCATTGGGCGAAGGAATACTATTGTCCAAACTATTTCTGGTTGAAATAATATGTTGCTTAAAACTGTTTGGACGGCGATATTGAATTTCGGCGACGCTTTCATTGATAATCGCTTTTCCTTCCTGAATCCCTTCTTTTTTGAAACGTTTTTCAATCAGATAAGGAATTTTTGTTGGTAAAGCCGTACTGCGGGAATATACTTTTGCCTGATATGATCGAATTTGTAATTGATGGAAACGTGCTTTTGCAATCGATTTGCGCATTATTGTGTAGGCCGGATCTTCTCTTTTATTTCCAACCGTAAATTCGCCAAGGCTGAGCGCCTGCTCTTCCAGGGTAATATTTAATTCTTTAAAATCATTTCCTACAACAACAGTTTGAGTTAATGTTTTGAAACCCAGATATTGGAAAACAAGCTGATATGTTCCGGGTGGGAGACTGAATTCGTATAAACCTTCATCGTTGGCAATGGTTCCGTCGCCCGTTCCGTGCACCACAATACCTGCGTAAGGAAGTGCGTCTCCATTTTTATTTGATATGCGTCCTTTTATTCCTCCGGCCTGGGAAAGAGTAATTGTAAAACATAAAAGCAGGGAATAAAGGATAAAACGCATAAAGGTGAATGTCGGCTATAATTTTAAATCTTGTTTTCTATTCTTTAAGCGGATGTCCGCAATTACTGCAAAAATTAGCATTTACCGGCATTGATTTACCGCAGGACAAACATTCGGCTTGATCAACCTTACTGGCAACCGGCGGCTGAGATCTTGACATTTCAACCGTAACGATTCCAGTTGGTACGGCTATAATGGCGTAACCCATGATCATCACAATCGATGAAATTACTTGTCCTAATGAAGTTTGTGGGGTAAGATCTCCATATCCGACCGTCGTAATTGTAACAATGGCCCAATATATACTTTGAGGAATACTGGTAAAGCCGTTTTCCTCTCCTTCAACTACATACATAATCGTGCCTATGATTAAAACCAGGGCAACAATGAAGAGCATGAAGACGGTTATTTTTTGCAAACTTGAAGCGAGTGCGGATTTAAGTACCTGAGCATGATGTACAAAGCTGCTCAATTTCAAAATCCTGAATACGCGTAGAAGTCGTAAAATTCTGATCGTGATGAGGTAATGGCTTGCCGGTGAAAAGTAAGTGAGGTAGTAGGGGATGATGGATAAAAGATCAATGATTCCGTAAAAACTCAATAAATATTTGAGCGGCTTCGGGTGACTGTATATTCTTAGAAAATATTCTACCGTGAAAATAATCGTGAAGAAAGTTTCAAGATAGAAAAATACAGATTCGTACTGATCGCGAATTTTTGGAACGCTTTCAAGGCAAACGACGAGAATACTGATCAGGATAAACCATAAAAGAAAGACGTCGAACAAACGTCCTCTTTTTGTATTTGCCCCAAAAATGATAATGAAAAGTTTTCCGCGTAAAGAATTACGATTTATTGCCATGGCCGACTTTGGTATTGTTGGCTGGCAATGTAAGAAAAAGCCCGGTTATTGCGCAAAACGCGATAACCGGGCTTTAAAGTTTAAATCAGAAAGTATTGTGATTAACAGTTTCCGTCAATGTCACAACTATCACCATCTGCAAGGCTTACAAGCGGCGCTGGATTTTCTTTTTCCCATTCCTGAAAAGACTGTTGAAGTGCTCCCAAAAATGTTTCTGGCTGCTGTGCGCCTGAAACGGCATATTTCCTGTCCAAAACAAAAAACGGAACTCCACGAACGCCGACTTGCTGTGCTTCGTAAACATCTTTACGAACGGCATCAGCATATTGGTTGCTGTCAAGAACACTTTTCAATTCTTCCGCATCAAGTCCGATTTTTGTTCCAAGATCAATCAGCGTATCGTGGTCGGCTGTATTTTTTCCTTCAGTAAAGTAAGCGTGGAACAATTGTTCTTCGGCTGCATCTCCCAGTTTATTTTTCTTGGCAAACTGGATAAAACGGTGGCTGTCAAATGAATTGGCCAGAACTGTTTTCTCCATATTGTATTCCAAACCAACTTCTGCTGCAATATTTGTCACATTATCCAGCATTTGTGTAGCGTGGTCAACTGTGAAACCTTTTACGTCGGCAAGATATTCAACAATGGTTCGGCTTGGATCTGTTTTCATATCGGGATTCAACTGAAAACTTTTCCATTCAACCTCAATTCTGTCTTTTTGAGGAAATTGCTCTAACGCTTTTTCGAATTTGCGTTTTCCTATATAACACCATGGACACATGACGTCACTCCATATTTCAACTTTCATGATTGCTTCTGTTTAATTTGAGCAATGTTTATAAATTATTAGATCGTAACGAAAAGCTCTTCATGAGACCTTCTTACTTTTTTGGCGCTTGCCAAAACGTCTTTTTCGGCGTCACGATAGCCCAGCGTCATGATCACAACACTATGCAAACCTTTTTCGTTTAACCCTAAAATTTCATCCAGGCCGTTCGCATCAAAACCTTCCATCGGCGTCGCATCAATTTGTTCGGAAGCTGCGGCCACAAGTGCATGTCCCAGAGCAATATATGCTTGTCGCGCTGCCCATTGTGCGTTAATTTCTTCGGGACGACGTAAAATGCCGTTCGTGATAGAAGTTCTAAATCCGTCCAAAGACTCCGAAGAAACGCCGCGTGTTTCGGAGATCAGATTCATGTATTCGTCAATATGCTCAGCCGTAATTTTTGTCCAGGATGCAAATACAATCAAATGAGAAGCTTCTGCGATCTGAGGCTGCATAAATGCTATTTTCTGAATTTTCTCTTTAATTTCCTGGTCTTCGATTATGAACACGGTATATGGCTGTAAGCCCGCTGACGATGGCGAAAGTTTAATAGCCTCTAAGATTATATCCAGTTTTGCAGCCGGAACTTTCTCACCAGTCATTCTTTTAGTAGCATATCGCCAGTTCAGTGTTTCTATCAGGTTACTCATTCTTGTTTCAATTTATAATTTAGATGTGCAAACTTAAATAAATAAGCTATACATTTGTAAGTACTATACAATAGGATAGTGCAATATTCAAAAGACATGGAAGCAAAAGAGGAATTATTTCAAGAGAGATTATCACACAGTGATTGTTCAAAAAGTTTGCTGCCCGTTCGCGACGCACTGGATGCATTGAACGGGAAGTGGAAGCTTCAAATCATTATTTCACTGATGTTTGGGAACAAGCGTTTCACACAAATCGCCAAAGAAATTCCGAATATTACGGATAAGATGTTGTCAAAGGAATTAAGAGACCTGGAAGCGCATGAACTGGTAAAACGCACAGTTTATGATTCAATTCCGGTTGTAGTGGAATACACGCTGACCGAACATGGGAAATCTTTAAGAGAATTAATCGATGTGCTAAGAGTTTGGGGAATAAAGCACAGAAATCAGGTAATGGGGAAGGCGGTTCTGGTTGAAAGTTGAAAAATTATTACCTGCTGCGTTAAGGTTATAAAATGCAAAAGAGTTGAAAGCAAGAGTATAACACGCTCAACTTTCAACTCTTCATCACGCGGCGGACCGCTTTTAATTTGGTTAAGCTAAACGGTTGATGCAGTTCAAATCTTCGAAAGCTACTTTCAAACGAGCGATCATAGATTCTTCACCTTTACGCAACCAAACGCGTGGATCGTAATATTTTTTGTTTGGAGAATCAGCGCCTTCAGGGTTACCTAATTGAGACTGAAGATATCCTTCTTTTTCTTTGTAATATTTAAGAATTCCTTCCCAGGTTGACCACTGAACGTCAGTATCGATGTTCATTTTGATCGCACCGTATTCAATTGCTTCACGGATTTCTTCACGGGAAGAACCTGATCCGCCGTGGAATACGAAGTTTACAGGAAGTTCACCTGTTCCGAATTTCTCCTGAATGTATTTCTGAGAATTGTTAAGGATTTTCGGCTCCAATTTCACGTTACCTGGTTTGTAAACACCGTGAACGTTTCCGAAAGCAGCAGCAATTGTGAAGTTTGGAGAGATTTTGCGAAGCTCTTCGTATGCATAAGCAACCTCTTCCGGCTGAGTATAAAGTTTAGAGCTGTCAACATCACTGTTATCAACACCATCTTCTTCTCCACCCGTTACACCCAATTCAATTTCAAGCGTCATGCCGATTTTAGCCATACGCTCGAAGTATTTGCTGCAAATTTCGATGTTTTCTTCCAAAGGCTCTTCGGACAAATCCAGCATGTGAGAGCTGTACAATGGTTTGCCGAATTTGTCAAAATGACGTTCGCCAGCTTCCAAAAGACCGTCGATCCATGGAAGAAGTTTTTTAGCACAATGGTCTGTATGTAAAATTACAGGAACACCATACGCTTCTGCCATCAAATGAACGTGTTGAGCGCCTGAGATACTTCCTGCAATAGCAGCTTTCTGATCAGTATTTGAAAGAGACTTTCCTGCAAAAAAGATACCGCCACCATTTGAGAACTGAACAATAACAGGACTGTTTACGGCCTTCGCAGTTTCGATAACTGCGTTTACTGAGTTAGTACCAACCACGTTAACAGCTGGAAGGGCGTAGTTATTTTCGTTGGCATGACGGAAGATTTCGCTAACTCCGTCACCGGTAATAACACCGGCAGGAAAGCGTTGTGTAGTTTCGCTCATAGTAAAGTAAGATATTTTATCAAGAAAAAATTTTACAATTAGGGGATTGCGGCCCAATTGTACAGGAATTGGCGCAAGTTAACTATTTTAAAGAAAACGGGAGAAATAAGTAAGTGATATTATCACAGGCCAAGATGATTTATCCATTTTAATCCATTCTGTGTATATTTGAAAAAGAATAGATTTAAAGATTATTTCATGTCTCCAAAATTAACCCGAACCCTTTTGATCGCCGGCTGTATCGGTTTTTTAATTGTGTGGGTGCTTGAATTTCGGCGTACTACCTTGTTTGAAAGTTACTGGCTTTTGCTGATAAGTATTACTTTTTTGCTTTTTTTTCAATTCAACCGATTGAAATCTTCTTTAACCGAAAAGAAAAGACTTGAAGAGGAAAGTTTAAAAAAAGTGACCGCTACTAAAAATAAAAAAAGATGAACATTCTTCTGGTAGGTCTGGCGGTTTTGTTTTTTGTTTTGGCGGGATATTATGGCGCGGTACGTGCGGTGCTGATGGATATTTCCATTGACAGATATACCCTCCGACACGAAAATGCCAATGTGATATTTCAGACGCTTTACTGGCGCCGGCTTTTAAGAATGATCCGCCTCGCAGTGGTATCTTTGGGCTGTTTTTATGCGGTGGCTTTTGTATTTCCAATCCTTAAAGATTCGCTTGGCGTTGCCGAAGAACTTACGATTTTTATCCTTTTTGTGGGACTTGCTATTTTATGGGTTCTGTGTTACACTGTTTGGGTAAGAATTGGGTATATTTTTCCAAAAATTTTAGATTTAAAAGCCTTTCCCGTTCGTTTTGCTGAGTGGGTAATTACACCATTATATTGGCTGGTTGAGCCATTTGTTAATGAACATGCGCTGACGCATCATTTACGCGACGAAGCTGCTTCTGCCGACGATCCGGATTTTGAAGACCACAGTATTGATGAAAGAATGTTTATCAATGCGCTGGACTTTAAGGATTTACGGATTCGTGATTGTATGATTCCGCGTACCGAAATTTCGGCTGTTAATGTCAACGATACAATTGAAGATCTGAAAAGGACGTTTCTGGCAAGCGGACATTCGAAAATAATTGTATACCGGGAATCTGTTGATGATGTTTTGGGCTATTGCCATGCTTTGTCTCTTTTTAGAAAACCAAAAGAAATCAGCAGTATTGTTACGCCGATTTTGATTGTTCCGGAAGCGATGCCGGCAAGTGATCTGATGTTGCGGTTTTTAGAAGAAAGAAGAAGTCTTGCTTTGGTTGTAGATGAATTTGGTGGGACGTCAGGTTTGGTGAGTGTGGAAGATGTGGTAGAGCAGATTTTTGGTGAAATACAAGATGAATATGATTCTACGGAAGACTGGACGGAAAGGAAAATTGATGATCATACATACATTTTAAGTGCGCGCCACGAAGTAGATTATCTGAATGAAAAATATGGCTGGGATTTGCCGGAGGGCGATTATGATACATTAGCCGGAATGCTGATCCAGGTTCATGGCGACTTGCCGGAAGTGAATGATGAGATTGACATGCCGCCATATTCTTTCCAGATCATATCCATGCAGGATACCAGAATTGAACTGGTAAAGTTGGCCAGACACAGAACCGGATACAGTCAAAAAGATATTGAAACTAACGAAATTAAGCCATAGCAATTGATCAACTTTATTCCAATGACCATCAACAAAAACTTCAAATCCTCAACGTTTTTCCTGATTGCGCTATTTCTTGTCTGGAATCTGGATGCTTCTGCACAGAAAAAGCATGAAATATTTCGTCAGGAAGTTGATAAAATTATTTCCGCGTCTAAAAGTGATGTTGGTGTCGCTATTATGGGGTTGGAAGATAAGGAGACGTTTCTGTTCAATGAAGGACATAAATATCCAATGCAAAGTGTTTACAAATTCCCGCTTGCAATGGCCGTTCTGGATCAGATTGATAAAGGCAAATTGTCTCTAAGCCAGAAAATTCATGTTACGAAAAAAGATCTACTTCCAAACACATGGAGCCCGCTGAGAGAAAAATATCCGAATGGAGAAGTTGATGTGAAAATCTCTGACTTGATCGGATATGCAGTTTCAAACAGTGATAATAATGCCTGCGATATTTTGTTCCGTCTGGTTGGCGGTCCTAAAAAAGTCGATCATTATATTCATAGTCTGGGAATAAAAAGTATAGCCATTGCAGCTACGGAAGAAGAAATGTCGAAAGCCTGGAATGTACAGTTTACAAACTGGTGTAAGCCACGTGCCATGCTCCGGTTACTGGATCTTTTTTACAAAGGGAAAAATCTGTCAAAAACCAGCACGAATTTTCTCATGAAAACCATGACTGAAACCACAACTGGCCCTAACAAGATCAAAGGTTTATTGCCAAAAAATACAAAAGTAGCCCATAAAACTGGTTTGTCAGGAACGAACGAGGATGGAATCACGGCTGCTTCCAATGATGTTGGTATTATTACTTTGCCAAATGGTGAACATGTTGCTGTTGTTATTTTTGTAGCACACACAAAGCTGGATGAAAAAAGCAGAGATGCGGTAATAGCTCAAATTTCCAAAAAAGCCTACGATTATTTCCTTGCTAAAAAGTAAGTGTCTGACCATTCTGTCATTCACTCATTCAATCACTCTATCATTAAATTGTGCAGATCAAAGTAGAAAATATAGGTAAGAAATTCATTAAGGAATGGATTATCCGCAGGGCAAGTTTTGTGTTGGAACAGGGGCAGATGTATACCTTTGTTGGGCCGAATGGAAGCGGTAAATCAACGCTTTTACAGTTACTTACAGGTATGACGCCGGCAAGTGAAGGAAGGATCGGTTATTTTGATGATGGAAAAGAAATTGAGGTAGATAGCTGGTATAAACATTTGGTTATAGCAGCACCATATCTTGAATTGATTGAAGAATTTACTTTGCGTGAACACCTGGAATTTCATAAAAAATTCAAGCCTTTTAAAAATAATATTTCGTCGGCTGATTTTGAGGATTTTATACAATTATCCCATGCAAGCGGAAAAGTGATCAGGCATTTTTCTTCTGGGATGAAACAGCGGGTGAAACTTGGATTGGCATTTATGTCGGATGTGTCCGTTATTTTTTTGGATGAACCTACGACAAATCTCGATGTGCACGGAATAAACTGGTATCTTGATAATGTTACGAAATCAACTGAAAAACAATTGGTTTTGCTAGGTTCGAATGTGAAACAGGAATATGAGTTTTGTGAAAATATCATAAACGTTTCGGCGTTCAAATAATAAAAGAAGTGCCGGCTATGACGAAAACTATACAATTTCTTCTGATTTTGGTTCTGGTTTTCCTGGGAACGATAAGCAAATCGTTCTGTGGCGGCATGTATTTTGTTCAAAACAAAGGACAGTGGGATTCAGATATTTTGTTTAGAACCGAGATTCCGGGCGGTTTTCTTTTTTTGAAAAACAAATCAATTGTATATGTGCTTTATGATGCTTCCAAGGTGTCAGACATGCACGGAAAAGCAACTTCCCACCCATCATCTCCTAACGCAAAATTTTTACCGCCAACCATTCCGGTAATCAATGCCCATGGTGTTGAAGTGAAGTTTGAAAATGCCGGTTCTGATATTAAATTCAGCACTAAAAATCCTGTCAAAACTACTTTCAATTATTTTCTTGGGAACGACAAATCCAAATGGGTTGGTAATGCAGGAGCTTTTGAAGAATTGATTTATGAAAATATTTACAAAGGAATTGACCTTCGTTTTTACATTTATGATGCCAAACTGAAATATGAGTTTATCGTTCACCCACAGGCTGATGCTTCACAGATTAAGTTGAAATATGAAGGAGCAACGGATATTTTGGTCAATG
The nucleotide sequence above comes from Dyadobacter subterraneus. Encoded proteins:
- the fbaA gene encoding class II fructose-bisphosphate aldolase, yielding MSETTQRFPAGVITGDGVSEIFRHANENNYALPAVNVVGTNSVNAVIETAKAVNSPVIVQFSNGGGIFFAGKSLSNTDQKAAIAGSISGAQHVHLMAEAYGVPVILHTDHCAKKLLPWIDGLLEAGERHFDKFGKPLYSSHMLDLSEEPLEENIEICSKYFERMAKIGMTLEIELGVTGGEEDGVDNSDVDSSKLYTQPEEVAYAYEELRKISPNFTIAAAFGNVHGVYKPGNVKLEPKILNNSQKYIQEKFGTGELPVNFVFHGGSGSSREEIREAIEYGAIKMNIDTDVQWSTWEGILKYYKEKEGYLQSQLGNPEGADSPNKKYYDPRVWLRKGEESMIARLKVAFEDLNCINRLA
- a CDS encoding NAD(P)H-dependent oxidoreductase, coding for MSNLIETLNWRYATKRMTGEKVPAAKLDIILEAIKLSPSSAGLQPYTVFIIEDQEIKEKIQKIAFMQPQIAEASHLIVFASWTKITAEHIDEYMNLISETRGVSSESLDGFRTSITNGILRRPEEINAQWAARQAYIALGHALVAAASEQIDATPMEGFDANGLDEILGLNEKGLHSVVIMTLGYRDAEKDVLASAKKVRRSHEELFVTI
- a CDS encoding hemolysin family protein; translated protein: MNILLVGLAVLFFVLAGYYGAVRAVLMDISIDRYTLRHENANVIFQTLYWRRLLRMIRLAVVSLGCFYAVAFVFPILKDSLGVAEELTIFILFVGLAILWVLCYTVWVRIGYIFPKILDLKAFPVRFAEWVITPLYWLVEPFVNEHALTHHLRDEAASADDPDFEDHSIDERMFINALDFKDLRIRDCMIPRTEISAVNVNDTIEDLKRTFLASGHSKIIVYRESVDDVLGYCHALSLFRKPKEISSIVTPILIVPEAMPASDLMLRFLEERRSLALVVDEFGGTSGLVSVEDVVEQIFGEIQDEYDSTEDWTERKIDDHTYILSARHEVDYLNEKYGWDLPEGDYDTLAGMLIQVHGDLPEVNDEIDMPPYSFQIISMQDTRIELVKLARHRTGYSQKDIETNEIKP
- a CDS encoding ion transporter; its protein translation is MAINRNSLRGKLFIIIFGANTKRGRLFDVFLLWFILISILVVCLESVPKIRDQYESVFFYLETFFTIIFTVEYFLRIYSHPKPLKYLLSFYGIIDLLSIIPYYLTYFSPASHYLITIRILRLLRVFRILKLSSFVHHAQVLKSALASSLQKITVFMLFIVALVLIIGTIMYVVEGEENGFTSIPQSIYWAIVTITTVGYGDLTPQTSLGQVISSIVMIMGYAIIAVPTGIVTVEMSRSQPPVASKVDQAECLSCGKSMPVNANFCSNCGHPLKE
- the bla gene encoding class A beta-lactamase, subclass A2, with protein sequence MTINKNFKSSTFFLIALFLVWNLDASAQKKHEIFRQEVDKIISASKSDVGVAIMGLEDKETFLFNEGHKYPMQSVYKFPLAMAVLDQIDKGKLSLSQKIHVTKKDLLPNTWSPLREKYPNGEVDVKISDLIGYAVSNSDNNACDILFRLVGGPKKVDHYIHSLGIKSIAIAATEEEMSKAWNVQFTNWCKPRAMLRLLDLFYKGKNLSKTSTNFLMKTMTETTTGPNKIKGLLPKNTKVAHKTGLSGTNEDGITAASNDVGIITLPNGEHVAVVIFVAHTKLDEKSRDAVIAQISKKAYDYFLAKK
- a CDS encoding winged helix-turn-helix transcriptional regulator, producing MEAKEELFQERLSHSDCSKSLLPVRDALDALNGKWKLQIIISLMFGNKRFTQIAKEIPNITDKMLSKELRDLEAHELVKRTVYDSIPVVVEYTLTEHGKSLRELIDVLRVWGIKHRNQVMGKAVLVES
- a CDS encoding DsbA family oxidoreductase yields the protein MKVEIWSDVMCPWCYIGKRKFEKALEQFPQKDRIEVEWKSFQLNPDMKTDPSRTIVEYLADVKGFTVDHATQMLDNVTNIAAEVGLEYNMEKTVLANSFDSHRFIQFAKKNKLGDAAEEQLFHAYFTEGKNTADHDTLIDLGTKIGLDAEELKSVLDSNQYADAVRKDVYEAQQVGVRGVPFFVLDRKYAVSGAQQPETFLGALQQSFQEWEKENPAPLVSLADGDSCDIDGNC